TTAACGGAGACAAATCTATGCCATGGCCTAACTTCTCCTTCTCCAAATCTTCTGCACTTTTCTGTTTTCCACAGGTAGACGGACAATCACTACTAACAGAAATTTTACTCGCTCATTAAACTGTTTTGATCAAATTTAGTTTTTACCTTGAGTTCTGATGCATAGGAGGTATAGTTGAAAGGTAAGAACTCATCATCTGCTAACCGAAGAGCGACCAAACCTAGAACACTTGCTATTGCGACATGTCTTTGGAACATAGGGTCTCCAAATTTTTCCATCCAAGTGAAGTCATCATACATAGAGTGATAGACTGGATACCCTGttatttattaatcatttaaaaaaaaacaatgattaaTTAGTCTCTAAAAAAGTAACTCTGTGTTTTGATACAACAGACCATGATGTTTAGTGTTAGTGTGTGAGGGACTGATTCAAAAGACTTACCTCCTCCGAAAAGCATGTCAACTGCTGGAACACCTACATGCTGCACAAACGATGCGTAATCCGACCCTCCACCTCCTAATCTTCCTATCTTCACATACCAAAGTTATACAAATCAGTTTTATCCATTTGACAAAAAGAATTGTAATCTTCTAGGTGTATCTAAAATTTTAGTGTATTCTTCACTTACCTCATCAGAGTTGCTTGATCCTATCCACGATTCATAGACGGTTTGTGTTGTGTTATCTGGATCCTGGACCTGCAGATtgtttaaaaccaaaaaaaattaacacacTAAACCAATTCCAAGATTAGCTTTAGAGATAAAAGACTGTTAGATGATACCTCTTTAGCCGCTTGTTTTATCAAGTCATCGAGTTGTGGAGTCGCAGAAACACGAAACCCTGGGCCGGATACCGCACAATCTACATTCAAGTAGGCCACTGCTCTTGAAGCTAGCATCTCTCTATTTTCTTCTACCCATTCTGTTGAACCAAtctacagaaacaaaaaaaaaattacatcaaGAACATGGCTTACTGCTGAACTGCTTCAACATTACATAAAGAGTGAGATAGAGGAGGCTAGACACCAGAGCATACTCCTCAGCATCCCAATTGCACAGAATAATCGTTCGTCTAGGCTTCCATCCTCTCTTTTGAAGCTTATCTAGTCTTTGTGCAATCTACAAGTAGTTTTTCAAGATAATGGAACCATTTATTTACAAACACATGTTGGCTTGGAAAGGAAGAAAAACTTTACTCACCTCCAAAAGAACAGCTGTCCCACTGTTGGGATCAACAGCTCCAAAAGTCCAAGCGTCTCGATGGTTTCCAAGAATCACATATCTAAAACCAACACACAACACAAGTCAGTCTATCTATATTTTACAAATACAACTGTGAATGGTAAACTACCTATCAGGCTCTTCTTCACCTTCAATGACTCCAATAACATTCTCAATCTCAGCTATAACACTTCTCCCCTGACACACCAACCCCCGCCAAAAAACATTCAAATCTTTTTAACACACAAAATCTAACAGactttcacaaaaaaaaaactcacaacGTAGCTCAGGTTCAAGATCCCAGGCCCAGGCCCAGGCCCAGGCCCAACAGTCTTCAAGATCACTTCCGCATCAGCAGCAGATATAGGCAGCGAAGGTATACCCGGAGCATCACCACTCAGCTCCACATCCTCCTCCGACAACCTCTCACACCCATTAACGCTAGCCCACCCGGGAGTCGTCGGATCACCCAGCCCATTGTAAACAGTACCCACTTGAACACCACTCGGCGGCATCCATCTACTCTCCGGAAAACACTCCTCTCCTCCGTAATCTCGCTTGTCTGTGTATATCACAACTCCTACGGCTCCCGCCTCGTACGCGTTCCTCACTATGTCTCCTCTGTAAATCTTCCCGTACCTCGCGACCGCTACGGCGCCGGAGAAGTTCCCGCCGGCGGCGAAATCTTCGACGCGTCCGTAGTTCGCGTACGCCGCGGGACCGGAGACGTTGCCTGACTTGGCGTAGCCGTGGAACGTGGGCGTGACTTCGTCTGCGTGAGGGTTGTCTCCGACATGTTCTTGTTCTAAAGCGAAAGTCGTCGTTGTCGGGTTTGCTGAGTCTTTGGGTGTTGTTGTTAGTACGAGGGAGCGATGAACTGGGTACGTTAGAGATACTTGGTAAGAGACGAGGTGGGATTTGAGAGAGGAGGAGGTGAAGACGGAGAGGACGTATGCTGCAGC
The sequence above is drawn from the Raphanus sativus cultivar WK10039 chromosome 7, ASM80110v3, whole genome shotgun sequence genome and encodes:
- the LOC108817269 gene encoding probable glutamate carboxypeptidase LAMP1, yielding MSKSTALIFLVTALSYFLFSTPPPKPHHYHTLFLSSSFSDNASIASNLRALTRLPHIAGSAANAEAAAYVLSVFTSSSLKSHLVSYQVSLTYPVHRSLVLTTTPKDSANPTTTTFALEQEHVGDNPHADEVTPTFHGYAKSGNVSGPAAYANYGRVEDFAAGGNFSGAVAVARYGKIYRGDIVRNAYEAGAVGVVIYTDKRDYGGEECFPESRWMPPSGVQVGTVYNGLGDPTTPGWASVNGCERLSEEDVELSGDAPGIPSLPISAADAEVILKTVGPGPGPGPGILNLSYVGRSVIAEIENVIGVIEGEEEPDRYVILGNHRDAWTFGAVDPNSGTAVLLEIAQRLDKLQKRGWKPRRTIILCNWDAEEYALIGSTEWVEENREMLASRAVAYLNVDCAVSGPGFRVSATPQLDDLIKQAAKEVQDPDNTTQTVYESWIGSSNSDEIGRLGGGGSDYASFVQHVGVPAVDMLFGGGYPVYHSMYDDFTWMEKFGDPMFQRHVAIASVLGLVALRLADDEFLPFNYTSYASELKKSAEDLEKEKLGHGIDLSPLIKSIQDLYTAAQEINIEKEEGVKGALRVREVNDRLMMAERALTDRDGLSERPWYKHLVYGPSKYDDYGSKSFPGVDDAIDNAKRVNTKASWEHVQHEVWRVSRAIRHASLVLRGELR